The Henckelia pumila isolate YLH828 chromosome 2, ASM3356847v2, whole genome shotgun sequence genome includes a window with the following:
- the LOC140881586 gene encoding cytochrome P450 94C1, with protein MAFESPLQLILGFVFFTFSAVFFVFSVFGFVLRLKPWCGCEICQSFLTSSWSLQFDNLCDWYSHLLANSPTGTIHVHVLNNVITANADNVEHMLKTKFHNYPKGKPFSTILGDLLGRGIFNVDGDLWKFQRKMASLELGSFSVRSYAFQIVTSEIQSKLIPLMSHQARNDSSTHDLLDLQDVFRRFSFDTICRFSFGLDLGCLNLPLPISEFESAFDLATRLSAERAITASPIVWKIKRFFNLGKEKQLKQAIKSVNDLAREVIKHKRNHQETSSNDDLLSRFMANIDDDDFLRDIVVSFLIAGRDTVASSLTSFFWLLSKNPSVIQSIIQESDRIMGSAAARKCPSFNQLREMHYLQAAVHESLRLFPPVQFDSKFSEADDVLPDGTMVSGGARVTYHPYAMGRMERIWGHDFAEFKPERWLENGVFKQANPFKYPVFQAGPRVCLGKEIALVEMKTVALSLIRKFDIQVATADRALKFGPGITATVRGGLPVIVRERYYN; from the coding sequence ATGGCTTTCGAATCTCCTTTACAGTTGATTCTGGGCTTCGTCTTCTTCACCTTCAGCGCCGTTTTCTTTGTTTTCTCGGTGTTCGGTTTCGTTTTGAGGCTGAAACCATGGTGTGGCTGTGAAATTTGCCAGAGCTTCCTCACTTCCAGCTGGTCTTTGCAGTTCGATAATCTCTGCGATTGGTACTCTCATCTCCTCGCCAATTCTCCGACAGGAACAATTCACGTTCATGTCCTGAACAATGTGATCACCGCTAATGCCGACAACGTGGAGCATATGCTGAAAACGAAGTTCCACAATTACCCGAAAGGGAAACCCTTTTCGACCATACTGGGGGATCTTTTGGGCAGAGGGATTTTCAACGTCGATGGCGATTTGTGGAAGTTTCAGAGGAAAATGGCCAGTCTTGAACTGGGCAGCTTTTCCGTAAGATCGTACGCTTTCCAGATTGTCACTTCTGAAATCCAGTCCAAGCTCATTCCTTTGATGTCTCATCAAGCAAGAAACGACAGTAGTACTCATGATTTACTCGATTTGCAAGATGTTTTCCGACGATTTTCATTCGACACCATTTGTAGATTCTCTTTCGGGTTGGATCTTGGTTGCTTGAATTTACCTCTACCCATCTCGGAATTCGAGTCGGCCTTCGATCTTGCGACGAGGCTCTCGGCGGAAAGGGCCATCACCGCATCTCCGATTGTTTGGAAAATCAAGAGGTTTTTCAATTTGGggaaggagaagcagctcaaaCAGGCCATTAAATCAGTCAACGACCTGGCAAGAGAGGTGATAAAGCATAAAAGAAACCACCAAGAAACCTCGTCGAACGATGATCTTCTGTCCCGATTCATGGCTAACATTGATGACGACGATTTTCTCCGCGACATAGTCGTGAGCTTTCTCATAGCAGGACGCGACACGGTGGCATCGTCTTTAACCAGTTTCTTCTGGCTATTGAGCAAGAACCCGAGCGTGATCCAATCCATAATCCAAGAATCAGACAGGATAATGGGGTCGGCCGCAGCTCGAAAATGCCCCAGTTTCAATCAGTTGCGAGAAATGCATTACTTGCAGGCGGCGGTGCACGAGAGCTTGCGGCTATTTCCGCCGGTACAATTCGACTCCAAGTTTTCCGAGGCGGATGACGTTCTGCCAGACGGGACGATGGTCTCGGGAGGCGCTCGGGTAACTTACCACCCCTATGCAATGGGGAGAATGGAGAGAATCTGGGGCCATGATTTCGCTGAATTCAAGCCCGaaagatggctggagaatggggTTTTCAAGCAGGCGAATCCCTTCAAGTATCCCGTTTTCCAGGCCGGGCCAAGGGTTTGTTTGGGCAAGGAGATAGCTCTAGTAGAGATGAAAACAGTGGCTTTGTCTTTGATCAGGAAGTTTGATATCCAAGTAGCTACGGCGGATCGGGCTCTGAAATTCGGGCCGGGCATCACGGCCACGGTCAGAGGAGGATTACCCGTCATAGTTCGGGAAAGATATTATAATTAA
- the LOC140881587 gene encoding LOW QUALITY PROTEIN: flagellar radial spoke protein 5 (The sequence of the model RefSeq protein was modified relative to this genomic sequence to represent the inferred CDS: deleted 1 base in 1 codon) — MQSAQWHVANQRRMGRIDRDDAVEAMLSYADAGLSTFDMADHYGPAEDLYGIFINRVRRERPPEYLEKVRGLTKWVPPPVKMTNSYVRQSIDVSLKRMDVASLDMLQFHWWDYSNPGYLDALKHLTDLKEEGKIKTVALTNFDTERLQKILENGIPVVSNQVQHSIVDMRPQQKMAELCQLTGVKLITYGTVMGGLLSEKFLDTNLTIPFAGPPLNTPSLQKYKRMVDAWGGWSLFQVLLQTLKTIASKHGVSIPTVAVKYILDQPAVAGSMVGVRLGLSEHIRDCNAIFSLVLDEDDVNSILEVSKKGKDLMKLIGDCGDEYRRV, encoded by the exons ATGCAGAGTGCTCAATGGCATGTGGCAAACCAGCGGCGGATG GGCAGAATCGACCGAGACGACGCCGTTGAGGCTATGCTTAGCTATGCTGATGCCGGTCTTTCCACCTTTGACATGGCTGACCACT ATGGACCTGCAGAAGATCTTTATGGTATTTTTATCAATAGAGTACGACGAGAGCGCCCTCCAGAATATTTGGAAAAGGTCAGAGG TCTGACTAAATGGGTGCCTCCACCTGTCAAGATGACTAATAGCTACGTTCGCCAAAGTATTGATGTTTCACTTAAGAGAATGGATGTCGCCTCTCTAGATATGCTTCAGTTTCACTG GTGGGACTATTCTAATCCTGGCTACCTTGATGCTCTTAAACACCTGACGGATTTAAAAGAAGAAG GTAAGATTAAGACTGTTGCTCTGACTAACTTTGACACGGAGAGGCTACAAAAGATCTTGGAAAATGGGATTCCAGTCGTTAGCAATCAG GTACAACACTCGATTGTGGACATGCGCCCTCAGCAGAAGATGGCTGAGCTTTGTCAGCTTACGGGAGTAAAACTTATAAC GTATGGAACAGTGATGGGTGGACTACTGTCTGAAAAATTTCTTGACACCAATTTGACCATTCCATTTGCCGGCCCTCCATTAAATACTCCTTCACTGCAGAAATACAAAAGG ATGGTTGATGCTTGGGGAGGATGGAGCCTTTTCCAAGTTCTGCTTCAGACCCTGAAAACTATAGCTTCAAAACATGGAGTTTCTATCCCAACTGTTGCTGTGAAATACATCCTCGACCAG CCAGCTGTGGCGGGATCAATGGTTGGTGTGAGACTTGGTCTCTCAGAACACATCAGAGACTGCAATGCTATCTTTTCCCTCGTTCTTGACGAAGATGATGTGAATAGCATACTTGAAGTTTCGAAAAAAGGCAAAGATCTGATGAAATTAATCGGCGACTGTGGGGATGAATATAGACGGGTGTAA